A region from the Variovorax sp. RKNM96 genome encodes:
- a CDS encoding SDR family oxidoreductase, giving the protein MQDSNSSPTVVITGASSGIGLGLAQAYLERGFNVVANARTDERLAAAARQLGNPARFLGVAGDIGRRDTAQKLIDRAVERFGQVDVLINNAGIFNAKPFVDYTEEELDQLVVTNLKGFVYASQAAARHMIPRRKGHIVNITAGIALQPNLKVPALVPVLVKGGINAATRALALELSPHNIQVNAVAPGIVDTPMHPSENHGFLSGLAPAGRIATVREIADAVLYLTGAGFTSGVVLAVDGGASAGTW; this is encoded by the coding sequence ATGCAAGACAGCAATTCATCCCCCACCGTCGTCATCACCGGCGCCTCGAGCGGCATCGGGCTGGGCCTCGCACAGGCGTACCTCGAACGCGGCTTCAACGTGGTTGCGAATGCGCGCACCGACGAGCGGCTCGCGGCCGCCGCCAGGCAGTTGGGCAACCCGGCCCGCTTCCTCGGCGTCGCGGGAGACATCGGCAGGCGCGACACCGCGCAGAAGCTCATCGACCGCGCCGTGGAACGCTTCGGCCAGGTCGACGTGCTCATCAACAACGCGGGCATCTTCAACGCCAAGCCCTTTGTCGACTACACCGAGGAAGAGCTGGACCAGCTGGTCGTCACGAACCTCAAGGGCTTCGTCTACGCCTCGCAGGCCGCCGCCAGGCACATGATCCCGCGCCGCAAGGGCCACATCGTGAACATCACCGCAGGCATCGCGCTGCAGCCGAATCTGAAGGTGCCGGCCTTGGTGCCGGTGCTGGTCAAGGGCGGCATCAACGCCGCGACGCGCGCGCTGGCGCTGGAGCTCTCGCCGCACAACATCCAGGTGAATGCGGTGGCGCCCGGCATCGTCGACACGCCGATGCACCCGTCCGAGAACCATGGTTTTCTGAGTGGCCTGGCGCCCGCCGGCCGCATCGCGACCGTGCGCGAGATCGCCGATGCGGTGCTCTACCTCACCGGCGCCGGCTTCACCTCGGGCGTGGTGCTGGCGGTGGACGGCGGCGCGAGCGCCGGCACCTGGTAA
- a CDS encoding LysR family transcriptional regulator has translation MQRQFGDILLGSIELFCLAAETGGFTSAALAAGVTPAAVSRSISRLEKRLGLRLFVRTTRSVRLTDAGRSYFAQCRQALAQLAEAEREVMGQQAQPSGTLRISVPTTYGHHRILPMLPAFRERFPDIRLHVHLSNRNIDFVEEGYDMAVRVRAQPDSTLIARHLEDAGLVVVATRKYLKAAGTPRTLDDLAAHECIQFELPSSGRRISWLFKEDGKDREVFADSAYSCSDDVLGGVTLAKSGAGLFQTYRFVVEKELADGSLVEVLKPFAGRSRPYTLLYPDGRHVPLRMRVFIDFLMAQRAV, from the coding sequence ATGCAAAGGCAGTTCGGCGACATCCTCCTGGGCAGCATCGAGCTCTTCTGCCTCGCAGCGGAAACAGGTGGCTTCACCTCGGCTGCGCTCGCTGCGGGTGTGACGCCGGCGGCCGTGAGCCGCTCGATCTCTCGCCTGGAGAAGCGGCTGGGCCTGCGCCTGTTCGTGCGCACCACGCGCAGCGTGCGGCTCACCGATGCGGGCCGCTCCTACTTCGCGCAATGCCGACAGGCGCTTGCGCAGCTCGCCGAGGCCGAGCGCGAAGTGATGGGCCAGCAGGCGCAGCCCTCGGGCACGCTGCGCATCAGCGTGCCCACCACCTACGGCCACCACCGCATCCTGCCGATGCTGCCGGCGTTCCGCGAACGCTTTCCCGACATCCGGCTGCATGTGCACCTGAGCAACCGCAACATCGATTTCGTGGAGGAGGGCTATGACATGGCCGTGCGCGTGCGCGCCCAGCCCGACTCCACGCTGATCGCGCGGCACCTCGAGGACGCGGGGCTCGTGGTGGTCGCGACGCGCAAGTACCTGAAGGCGGCTGGCACGCCCCGCACGCTGGACGACCTTGCGGCGCACGAGTGCATCCAGTTCGAATTGCCCAGCAGCGGCCGGCGCATCTCGTGGCTCTTCAAGGAGGACGGCAAGGACCGCGAGGTCTTCGCGGACAGCGCCTACAGCTGCTCCGACGACGTGCTCGGCGGCGTCACGCTCGCCAAGAGCGGCGCCGGGTTGTTCCAGACCTACCGCTTCGTCGTGGAGAAGGAACTTGCCGACGGCTCGCTCGTCGAGGTGCTCAAGCCGTTCGCGGGCCGCTCGCGGCCGTACACGCTGCTGTATCCGGACGGGCGGCATGTGCCGCTGCGCATGCGGGTGTTCATCGATTTCCTGATGGCGCAGCGGGCCGTCTGA
- a CDS encoding ABC transporter ATP-binding protein gives MLIVRDLNTYYGNSHILRGVHAGIPTATSVGLLGRNGMGKTTLIRSMMGYVRPASGEVQVDGRTVTGWPPEKMARLGIGYVPEGRGIFPNLSVRENLVMSERAGIDGRRAWTFDRVMATFPRLAERLSHGGQQLSGGEQQMLSIGRALMTNPRLLILDEATEGLAPLIVAEIWRVIGEIRSTGIATLIVDRDYRKVLAHTDLAVVMEKGQIVRHGASADLLAEPQALEELLGV, from the coding sequence ATGCTGATCGTCCGCGACCTCAACACCTACTACGGCAACAGCCACATCCTGCGCGGCGTGCATGCCGGCATTCCGACGGCCACGTCGGTGGGCCTGCTCGGACGCAATGGCATGGGCAAGACCACGCTGATCCGCAGCATGATGGGCTACGTGCGGCCCGCTTCGGGCGAAGTGCAGGTCGACGGCCGCACCGTCACCGGCTGGCCGCCCGAGAAGATGGCGCGCCTGGGCATCGGCTACGTGCCCGAGGGCCGCGGCATCTTCCCGAACCTCTCGGTGCGCGAGAACCTCGTGATGAGCGAGCGCGCGGGCATCGACGGCCGGCGCGCCTGGACCTTCGACCGCGTGATGGCGACCTTTCCGCGGCTGGCCGAGCGGCTCTCGCACGGCGGCCAGCAGCTCTCGGGCGGCGAGCAGCAGATGCTTTCCATCGGCCGCGCGCTGATGACCAATCCGCGCCTGCTGATCCTCGATGAAGCGACCGAAGGCCTCGCGCCGCTGATCGTTGCCGAGATCTGGCGCGTGATCGGCGAGATCCGCAGCACCGGCATCGCCACGCTGATCGTGGACCGCGACTACCGCAAGGTGCTCGCGCACACCGACCTGGCGGTGGTGATGGAGAAAGGGCAGATCGTGCGGCATGGGGCATCGGCCGATCTGCTGGCGGAGCCGCAGGCGCTGGAAGAATTGCTGGGCGTGTGA
- a CDS encoding ABC transporter ATP-binding protein: MNALLSVEGLTRRFGGLTAVNAVTLDLHVGEVHAVIGTNGAGKSTLINMLSGEIEASEGRIALDGIDITQRAQSKRARDGVGRSYQRTTIFPEFSVHENCRLAAQAATARPWAIWQASQRCASSNAAADAALDAAGLSNEALRIAGTMSHGAQRQLEVAMCLATRPRVLLLDEPLAGMGAEETDRMLTLLARLKSTHAILLVEHDMDAVFRIADRITVMVNGTVIANGDPTSIRENPEVRTAYLGEDH, translated from the coding sequence ATGAACGCACTGCTTTCCGTCGAAGGCCTCACGCGCCGCTTCGGTGGCCTCACCGCGGTGAACGCCGTCACGCTCGACCTGCACGTCGGCGAAGTGCACGCGGTGATCGGCACCAACGGCGCGGGCAAGTCGACGCTCATCAACATGCTCTCGGGCGAGATCGAAGCCTCCGAAGGCCGCATCGCGCTCGACGGCATCGACATCACGCAGCGCGCGCAATCGAAGCGCGCGCGCGACGGCGTGGGCCGCAGCTACCAGCGCACGACGATCTTTCCGGAGTTCAGCGTGCACGAGAACTGCCGGCTCGCGGCGCAGGCCGCGACCGCGCGGCCGTGGGCGATCTGGCAGGCATCGCAGCGCTGCGCATCGAGCAACGCCGCAGCCGACGCGGCGCTCGACGCCGCAGGCCTTTCCAACGAAGCCTTGCGCATCGCCGGCACGATGAGCCACGGCGCGCAACGCCAGCTCGAAGTGGCGATGTGCCTGGCCACCAGGCCGCGCGTGCTGCTGCTGGACGAACCGCTCGCCGGCATGGGCGCCGAGGAAACCGACCGCATGCTCACGCTGCTCGCGCGGCTGAAATCGACGCACGCGATCCTCCTGGTGGAGCACGACATGGACGCCGTCTTCCGCATTGCCGACCGCATCACGGTGATGGTGAACGGCACGGTCATCGCGAACGGCGATCCGACCTCGATCCGCGAGAACCCCGAAGTGCGCACCGCCTATCTGGGAGAGGACCACTGA
- a CDS encoding branched-chain amino acid ABC transporter permease, giving the protein MKKGAFLVPVACAVLIAIAGPLMGNYASDFIVKVMILSIFALSLELLVGMTGLVSLGHAAFYGIGAYVTVLASGSEGGNVALLLPMAMGAAALYALFVGALSLRTRGVYFIMVTLAFAQMAFFVFHDTKVGGGSDGIYMYVRPALGALDLESRMVLFYVVLASLVFTYGLLALIRRSRFGAALAGIRVNEQRMRAAGFPVYGYKLAAFVLAGALAGLAGFLLASRDGVVNPELMAWHNSGEVLLMVILGGLGHLRGAVIGAIAFTLLKEIFSTHAVMGPLADHWQLTLGIAIIVFVAWLPKGLIGLVKRISPKEAA; this is encoded by the coding sequence ATGAAGAAGGGCGCATTCCTTGTGCCCGTGGCCTGCGCGGTGCTCATCGCCATCGCCGGCCCGTTGATGGGCAACTACGCCTCGGACTTCATCGTGAAGGTGATGATCCTTTCGATCTTCGCGCTGAGCCTCGAGCTGCTGGTCGGCATGACCGGCCTCGTGAGCCTGGGCCATGCGGCGTTCTACGGCATCGGCGCGTACGTGACGGTGCTCGCATCAGGCAGCGAAGGCGGCAACGTCGCGTTGCTGCTGCCGATGGCCATGGGTGCGGCGGCGCTCTATGCGCTGTTCGTCGGCGCTTTGAGCCTGCGCACGCGCGGCGTGTACTTCATCATGGTCACGCTGGCCTTCGCGCAGATGGCCTTCTTCGTGTTCCACGACACCAAGGTCGGCGGCGGCAGCGACGGCATCTACATGTACGTGCGCCCGGCCCTCGGCGCGCTCGACCTGGAGAGCCGCATGGTGCTGTTCTACGTGGTGCTCGCGTCGCTCGTGTTCACCTACGGGCTGCTCGCGCTGATCCGGCGCTCCCGCTTCGGCGCGGCGCTCGCGGGCATCCGCGTGAACGAGCAGCGCATGCGCGCGGCGGGGTTCCCGGTGTACGGCTACAAGCTCGCGGCCTTCGTGCTGGCGGGTGCGCTCGCGGGGCTCGCGGGCTTCTTGCTCGCCTCGCGCGACGGCGTGGTCAACCCCGAGCTGATGGCCTGGCACAACTCGGGCGAGGTGCTGCTGATGGTGATCCTCGGTGGTCTCGGCCATCTGCGCGGCGCGGTGATCGGTGCCATTGCATTCACTCTCCTGAAGGAAATCTTCTCGACGCATGCCGTGATGGGACCGCTCGCGGACCACTGGCAGCTCACGCTGGGGATCGCGATCATCGTGTTCGTGGCGTGGTTGCCGAAGGGGCTGATTGGTTTGGTGAAGCGCATTTCACCGAAGGAGGCCGCATGA
- a CDS encoding branched-chain amino acid ABC transporter permease, translating into MDFGTFLVQCLNSVQYGLLLFLVASGLTLIFGIMGVINLAHGSFYMIGAYLAFSLAPLFGDQFLLMLVAGVVLAAIFGYLLEWAFFSYLYQRDHLQQVLMTYGLILVFEELRSILVGNDVHGVKVPAWLDGSFALGNVMSYPWYRLFASAACIVLAVGLYWVVNRTRLGMMIRAGASNRDMVRGLGIDVKRLYRIVFAAGVALAALAGMIAAPMSSVYPNMGASVLIICFVLVVIGGIGSITGALLASLLVGFVDTFGKVFFADLSGIGIYLLMAIVLIWKPEGLMGRRS; encoded by the coding sequence GTGGATTTCGGAACCTTCCTCGTCCAGTGCCTGAACTCCGTTCAGTACGGACTGCTGCTTTTCCTCGTGGCATCGGGCCTCACGCTGATCTTCGGGATCATGGGCGTGATCAACCTCGCGCACGGCAGCTTCTACATGATCGGCGCGTACCTGGCGTTCTCGCTCGCGCCGCTGTTCGGCGACCAGTTCCTGCTGATGCTGGTGGCCGGCGTGGTGCTCGCGGCCATCTTCGGCTACCTGCTCGAATGGGCGTTCTTCAGCTACCTCTACCAGCGTGATCACCTGCAGCAGGTGCTCATGACCTACGGGCTCATCCTGGTGTTCGAGGAGCTGCGCTCCATCCTGGTGGGCAACGACGTGCACGGCGTGAAGGTGCCCGCGTGGCTCGATGGCAGCTTCGCGCTGGGCAACGTCATGAGCTACCCTTGGTATCGCCTGTTCGCATCGGCCGCGTGCATCGTGCTCGCGGTCGGCTTGTACTGGGTGGTGAACCGCACGCGCCTGGGCATGATGATCCGCGCCGGCGCGAGCAACCGCGACATGGTGCGGGGCCTCGGCATCGACGTGAAGCGGCTCTACCGCATCGTGTTCGCGGCGGGCGTGGCGCTCGCGGCGCTGGCCGGGATGATCGCGGCGCCGATGTCCTCGGTGTATCCGAACATGGGCGCGAGCGTGCTCATCATTTGCTTCGTGCTGGTGGTGATCGGCGGCATCGGCTCGATCACCGGCGCGCTGCTGGCCTCGCTGCTGGTGGGCTTCGTCGACACCTTCGGCAAGGTGTTCTTCGCTGACCTGAGCGGCATCGGCATCTACCTCCTGATGGCCATCGTGCTGATCTGGAAGCCCGAAGGGCTGATGGGGAGACGGTCATGA
- a CDS encoding ABC transporter substrate-binding protein: MTTIRNARLALTAIAFAALASAAGAQGTGKLKVGLMLPYSGTYTALGVAIENGFKLYVDEQGGKLSGREIEYFKVDDESDPAKATDNVNKLIKRDNVDVIVGTVHSGVAMAMAKAAKESGTVLIVPNAGADAVTGPMCAPNIFRSSFSNWQPAYAMGEVAAKQQGKKKAMTITWKYAAGDESVNGFKEGFEKNGGKVDKQLTLAFPNVEFQALLTEIAAAKPDAVYAFFAGGGAVKFVKDYQAAGLNKTIPLYGPGFLTDGTLDAQGESAQGMLTTLHYADGLNTARDNAFRVAYAKSFKLQPDVYAVQGYDAAQMLGVGLAAAKGDIGKKAEFTAAIEKAKIDSPRGTFTMSKSHNPVQDIYLRKVDGKENKLVSTAIKGLADPARGCRM; this comes from the coding sequence ATGACCACCATCCGCAATGCGCGCCTCGCGCTCACCGCCATCGCCTTTGCCGCCCTTGCGTCGGCGGCCGGCGCCCAGGGCACCGGCAAGCTCAAGGTCGGCCTGATGCTGCCTTACAGCGGCACCTACACCGCGCTGGGCGTGGCCATCGAGAACGGCTTCAAGCTCTACGTCGACGAGCAAGGCGGCAAGCTCTCGGGCCGCGAGATCGAATACTTCAAGGTCGATGACGAATCCGATCCCGCCAAGGCGACCGACAACGTCAACAAGCTCATCAAGCGCGACAACGTCGATGTGATCGTGGGCACCGTGCACTCCGGCGTCGCGATGGCCATGGCCAAGGCCGCCAAGGAAAGCGGCACCGTGCTGATCGTGCCCAACGCCGGCGCCGATGCGGTGACCGGCCCGATGTGCGCGCCCAACATCTTCCGCAGCTCGTTCAGCAACTGGCAGCCGGCCTACGCGATGGGCGAGGTCGCGGCCAAGCAGCAGGGCAAGAAGAAGGCGATGACCATCACCTGGAAGTACGCGGCCGGCGACGAGTCGGTCAACGGCTTCAAGGAAGGCTTCGAGAAGAACGGCGGCAAGGTCGACAAGCAGCTCACGCTGGCCTTCCCGAACGTGGAGTTCCAGGCGCTGCTGACCGAGATCGCGGCCGCCAAGCCCGACGCGGTGTACGCCTTCTTCGCGGGCGGCGGCGCGGTGAAGTTCGTCAAGGACTACCAGGCTGCGGGCCTCAACAAGACCATTCCGCTCTACGGCCCCGGCTTCCTGACCGACGGCACGCTCGATGCGCAGGGCGAATCGGCACAGGGCATGCTGACCACGCTGCACTACGCGGACGGCCTGAACACCGCGCGCGACAACGCATTCCGCGTGGCGTATGCCAAGTCGTTCAAGCTGCAGCCCGACGTGTATGCGGTGCAGGGCTACGACGCCGCGCAGATGCTGGGCGTGGGCCTTGCCGCCGCCAAGGGCGACATCGGCAAGAAGGCCGAGTTCACCGCCGCCATCGAGAAGGCCAAGATCGACAGCCCGCGCGGCACGTTCACGATGAGCAAGTCGCACAACCCGGTGCAGGACATCTATCTGCGCAAGGTGGATGGCAAGGAAAACAAGCTGGTCAGCACCGCGATCAAGGGCCTGGCCGATCCGGCACGCGGCTGCCGGATGTAA
- a CDS encoding alpha/beta hydrolase, whose amino-acid sequence MSAPDFATIDWRGRPVRIECQWVAPQRTDAPLIVFLHEGLGSVAMWKDFPAQVCEAANARGLVFSRPAYGRSTPREDNEIWDVDFMHRQAHEVLPALFAALKLDDEKPWLFGHSDGGSISLLYASRFPDRVAGLVVLAPHIFVEDVTVANIELARTAYLSTDLPKKLGRYHDSADSAFWGWNRIWLHPPFRDWNIEAELDAIRCPVLAIQGIDDEYGTLAQIRGIAARVSGGCELVEIPECGHSPHRDQPERVTVATAAFITKNRRQTP is encoded by the coding sequence ATGAGCGCCCCCGACTTCGCCACCATCGACTGGCGCGGCCGCCCCGTGCGCATCGAATGCCAGTGGGTCGCCCCCCAGCGAACGGACGCGCCGCTCATCGTCTTCCTCCACGAAGGCCTCGGCTCCGTCGCCATGTGGAAAGATTTCCCCGCGCAAGTCTGCGAGGCCGCCAACGCCCGCGGCCTGGTGTTCTCCCGCCCCGCCTACGGCCGCTCCACGCCGCGCGAAGACAACGAAATCTGGGACGTCGACTTCATGCACCGCCAGGCGCACGAGGTGCTGCCCGCCCTCTTCGCTGCCCTCAAGCTCGACGATGAAAAGCCCTGGCTCTTCGGCCACAGCGACGGCGGCTCGATCTCGCTGCTCTACGCCTCGCGCTTCCCCGATCGCGTGGCGGGCCTCGTGGTGCTGGCCCCGCACATCTTCGTGGAAGACGTGACCGTCGCGAACATCGAACTGGCGCGCACCGCCTACCTCTCGACCGACCTGCCGAAGAAGCTCGGTCGCTACCACGACAGCGCCGACTCGGCCTTCTGGGGCTGGAACCGCATCTGGCTGCACCCGCCCTTTCGCGACTGGAACATCGAGGCCGAGCTCGACGCCATCCGCTGCCCGGTGCTCGCCATCCAGGGCATCGACGACGAGTACGGAACGCTCGCACAGATCCGCGGCATCGCGGCGCGCGTGAGCGGCGGTTGCGAACTGGTGGAAATCCCTGAATGCGGGCATTCCCCACATCGCGATCAGCCGGAACGTGTCACCGTCGCAACCGCCGCTTTCATCACCAAAAACAGGAGACAGACACCATGA
- a CDS encoding benzoate-CoA ligase family protein, with amino-acid sequence MSLPARFNFAEHLFALNRGRADRTAYIDDRGMLSYGQLEDRARRLAAALKAAGVRREERVLLLMLDNNDWPVSFLGCLYAGIVPVAVNTLLTPEDYAYMLDHSRAQAALVSGALLPVLQDAMGRGAHELQALIVSQPTGTLPANAQAFDDALAKVEPLAAPVNTASDDPGFWLYSSGSTGKPKGTVHTHANLWWTAELYGKPVLALTEDDVCFSAAKMYFAYGLGNALTFPLTVGATVVLMAERPTPDATFRRWTEHKPTVFFGAPTGFAGMLASPKLPARDAVTLRMCSSAGEALPGEIAQRFKAHYGCEIIDGIGSTEMLHIFISNRPGDVRYGTTGKPVEGYEVELRGEDGRPVPDGEVGDLYIRGPSSALMYWTNREKSRDTFQGGWTKSGDKYTRDADGYFTYAGRSDDMLKVSGIYVSPFEVEATLMQHPSVLEAAVIGKEDAEGLTKTKAFVVLKDGSAATEDELKAFVKERLAPYKYPRFLEFVSELPKTATGKIQRFRLREREKQA; translated from the coding sequence ATGAGCCTGCCCGCACGATTCAATTTCGCCGAACACCTGTTCGCCCTCAACCGCGGCCGCGCCGATCGCACGGCCTACATCGACGACCGCGGCATGCTGAGCTACGGCCAGCTCGAAGACCGCGCGCGCCGCCTGGCTGCCGCGCTGAAAGCCGCCGGCGTGCGCCGCGAAGAGCGCGTGCTGCTGCTGATGCTCGACAACAACGACTGGCCCGTGAGCTTTCTCGGCTGCCTGTACGCCGGCATCGTTCCCGTCGCTGTCAACACGCTGCTCACGCCCGAGGACTACGCGTACATGCTCGACCACAGCCGCGCGCAGGCCGCGCTGGTGTCGGGCGCGCTGCTGCCCGTGCTGCAGGATGCGATGGGCCGCGGCGCGCACGAGTTGCAGGCGCTGATCGTCTCGCAGCCGACGGGCACGCTGCCCGCCAACGCGCAAGCCTTCGACGACGCACTCGCCAAGGTCGAGCCCCTGGCCGCACCAGTGAACACCGCCTCCGACGACCCGGGCTTCTGGCTCTATTCCTCCGGCTCCACCGGCAAGCCCAAGGGCACGGTCCACACGCACGCCAACCTCTGGTGGACGGCGGAGCTCTATGGCAAGCCGGTGCTCGCGCTGACCGAAGACGACGTGTGCTTCTCGGCCGCCAAGATGTATTTCGCCTACGGCCTGGGCAACGCGCTGACCTTTCCGCTCACGGTCGGCGCCACAGTCGTGCTGATGGCCGAGCGGCCCACGCCCGATGCCACCTTCCGCCGCTGGACAGAGCACAAGCCCACTGTGTTCTTCGGCGCGCCCACCGGCTTCGCAGGCATGCTCGCCTCGCCAAAGCTGCCGGCGCGCGATGCGGTCACGCTGCGCATGTGCTCGTCCGCCGGCGAGGCCCTGCCCGGCGAGATCGCGCAGCGCTTCAAGGCGCATTACGGCTGCGAGATCATCGACGGCATCGGCTCGACCGAGATGCTGCACATCTTCATCTCCAACCGCCCCGGCGACGTGCGCTACGGCACCACGGGCAAGCCGGTCGAAGGCTACGAGGTCGAGCTGCGCGGCGAAGACGGCCGCCCGGTGCCCGATGGCGAAGTCGGCGATCTCTACATCCGCGGCCCGAGCTCGGCGCTCATGTACTGGACCAACCGCGAGAAGTCGCGCGACACCTTCCAGGGCGGCTGGACCAAGAGCGGCGACAAGTACACGCGCGATGCCGACGGCTACTTCACCTACGCCGGGCGCAGCGACGACATGCTGAAGGTCAGCGGAATCTATGTGTCGCCCTTCGAGGTGGAAGCCACGCTGATGCAGCACCCATCGGTGCTTGAAGCGGCGGTGATCGGCAAGGAAGATGCAGAGGGCCTCACCAAGACCAAGGCCTTCGTCGTGCTGAAGGACGGCAGCGCCGCGACCGAGGACGAGCTCAAGGCCTTCGTGAAGGAGCGCCTCGCGCCCTACAAGTACCCGCGCTTCCTCGAGTTCGTGAGCGAGCTGCCGAAGACTGCGACGGGGAAGATTCAGCGGTTCAGGTTGCGCGAGAGAGAGAAGCAGGCATGA
- a CDS encoding 3,4-dehydroadipyl-CoA semialdehyde dehydrogenase translates to MTELLSNHVAGRWQSGSGAGTPLFDPVLGTELVRVDATGLDLPEAFSFAREQGGNALRALTYRQRAGLLGAIVKVLQANRDAYYEIATANSGTVKNDSAVDIDGAIFTLGQYAKWGDALGDVRALRDGDAVKLGKEPVFQSQHLQVPTHGVALFINAFNFPSWGLWEKAAPALLSGVPVIVKPATATAWLTQRMVKDVVDAGVLPAGALSVICGSSVGLMDQLQPFDVVSFTGSAETAAVIRSHPAVAARSVRANIEADSLNSALLLPGAAPGSDVFNLLVREVVREMTVKSGQKCTAIRRILVPAEVYDAAAEAIGAKLAGVTVGNPRNEGVRMGSLVSRAQLNAVRDGLDALATQTTVLHDSRSKPLIDADPAIAACIGPVLLGARDADAAQRVHDVEVFGPVATLLPYRDLAHGIALAHRGQGSLVTSLYGSDDAALAQAALAVAPSHGRVHVITPEVAQAHTGHGNVMPMSMHGGPGRAGGGAELGGLRALDFYHRKSAVQASPGVLAALGF, encoded by the coding sequence ATGACCGAACTCCTTTCCAACCACGTTGCCGGCCGCTGGCAAAGCGGCTCGGGCGCCGGCACGCCGCTCTTCGATCCGGTGCTCGGCACCGAGCTCGTGCGCGTCGACGCCACCGGCCTCGACCTGCCCGAAGCCTTTTCGTTTGCGCGTGAACAGGGCGGCAACGCACTGCGCGCCCTCACCTATCGCCAGCGCGCCGGATTGCTCGGCGCGATCGTGAAGGTGCTGCAAGCCAACCGCGATGCCTATTACGAGATCGCCACCGCGAACTCCGGCACGGTGAAGAACGACTCGGCCGTCGACATCGACGGCGCGATCTTCACGCTCGGCCAGTACGCCAAGTGGGGCGATGCGCTCGGCGACGTGCGTGCGCTGCGCGATGGCGACGCGGTCAAGCTCGGCAAGGAGCCGGTGTTCCAGTCGCAGCACCTGCAGGTGCCGACGCACGGCGTGGCGCTCTTCATCAACGCCTTCAACTTCCCGTCATGGGGCTTGTGGGAAAAGGCCGCGCCGGCATTGCTCTCCGGCGTGCCGGTGATCGTGAAGCCCGCGACGGCCACCGCCTGGCTCACGCAGCGCATGGTGAAGGACGTGGTCGATGCGGGCGTGCTGCCTGCCGGCGCGCTCTCGGTCATCTGCGGCAGCTCGGTCGGGTTGATGGACCAGCTGCAGCCCTTCGACGTGGTCTCGTTCACCGGTTCGGCCGAGACCGCCGCGGTGATCCGCTCCCACCCCGCCGTGGCCGCGCGCTCGGTGCGCGCGAACATCGAGGCCGACAGCCTCAACAGCGCCCTGCTGCTGCCCGGCGCCGCGCCCGGCAGCGACGTCTTCAACCTGCTCGTGCGCGAAGTGGTGCGCGAGATGACGGTGAAGTCGGGCCAGAAGTGCACCGCGATCCGCCGCATCCTGGTGCCCGCCGAGGTGTACGACGCCGCAGCCGAAGCCATCGGTGCGAAGCTCGCGGGCGTCACCGTCGGCAACCCGCGCAACGAGGGCGTGCGCATGGGTTCGCTCGTGAGCCGCGCGCAACTGAATGCCGTGCGCGACGGGCTCGACGCACTCGCCACGCAGACCACCGTGCTGCACGACAGCCGCAGCAAGCCGCTGATCGATGCGGACCCCGCCATCGCCGCCTGCATCGGCCCGGTGCTGCTGGGCGCGCGCGATGCCGATGCGGCGCAGCGCGTGCATGACGTGGAAGTGTTCGGGCCGGTCGCCACGCTGCTGCCGTATCGCGACCTGGCGCACGGCATCGCATTGGCGCACCGCGGACAAGGCTCGCTCGTCACATCGCTCTACGGCAGCGACGACGCCGCGCTCGCACAGGCCGCACTCGCCGTCGCACCGAGCCACGGCCGCGTCCACGTGATCACGCCCGAAGTCGCGCAAGCCCACACCGGCCACGGCAACGTGATGCCGATGTCGATGCACGGCGGTCCCGGCCGCGCGGGCGGCGGCGCCGAACTGGGTGGCCTGCGCGCGCTCGATTTCTATCACCGCAAGAGCGCCGTGCAGGCGAGCCCCGGCGTGCTCGCCGCCCTCGGCTTCTAG
- a CDS encoding DUF4863 family protein, whose product MASKEAFHQLIAGLTAEIAGRPLDAQLDQWLNANHGAGSAGFEQLRQACIGGVAEGWLCEREGGGIKYGRVFKAEDALHRFSVDVVDMQDIAGPHHTHPNGEIDLIMPLDDSADATFDGRPAGWCVYGPGTAHRPTVAQGRALVLYLLPEGQIKFTA is encoded by the coding sequence ATGGCCAGCAAGGAAGCATTTCACCAGTTGATCGCGGGCCTGACCGCCGAGATCGCAGGCCGGCCGCTCGACGCGCAACTCGACCAATGGCTGAACGCCAACCATGGCGCGGGCAGCGCCGGCTTCGAGCAACTGCGCCAGGCCTGCATCGGCGGCGTGGCCGAAGGGTGGCTCTGCGAGCGCGAAGGCGGTGGCATCAAGTACGGCCGCGTCTTCAAGGCCGAGGACGCGCTGCACCGCTTCTCGGTCGACGTGGTGGACATGCAGGACATCGCCGGCCCGCACCACACGCATCCCAACGGCGAGATCGACCTGATCATGCCGCTGGACGACAGCGCCGACGCCACCTTCGACGGGCGGCCCGCGGGCTGGTGCGTCTACGGCCCCGGCACCGCACACCGCCCGACCGTCGCGCAAGGCCGCGCGCTCGTTCTCTATCTCCTGCCCGAAGGGCAGATCAAGTTCACCGCATGA